The genomic region AGTGACATTAAATGGAGCTCCGGTGAGAAGTCTGCAATAAACAGAAAAAGTATTGGGAAAACTTGACGCTTGTTATACATTCAATGTGTAAAGATGTTCACCTTTATGTTTTGAATCTATTACGTTTTTGTCACTTTGTACATCCCAGAAAGATTTCATAGATGCTGGTTTAATTTTCCGAAATGCCGTTTACATATAACCTAGAACAGTTAATTTCTTAAACAACAGATTGCTACTATGAATATGCATACGCACGTTAGATCTCTTGAGAGGATAGCATCTCGTTCTTATCCTAGCCGAATACTTTCCTTCAAGACAGCCCATGTGCTAAAATGCCTTCAATTGATGCAGCAGAAGGATTATGTTAGTCGTGCATTACTGGTAAGGGAGCTTGATCTGGGTGAAGGCTCGGTCAAGACTCTGATAAAACATCTTAAGAGCAACGGTATAATTGAAACATCAAAGGCTGGTTCTTGCTTGAATAGTAAGGGTAAGAAATTAGCAGACAACTTGCTTTCTATACTACAGGGCGAAACCTCTATACCCATGAATTCAATTACCGTAGGAAGTTACAACCACGCTATTCTCTTACGAAACTACGCGTTTGCCGTTACGAGCGGTATAGAGCAAAGGGATGAGGTGATAAGATTTGGAGGAGATGGGGCTACAACATTGCTCTTTAAAGATAACAAGTTTCTTATGCCGCGAACCAACACTGATTGTTTAAACAAAGAGCCAAAGATCCGTGAATTGCTGCTATCAAAACTGCAGCCAAAGGACGATGATCTCATAATAATTGGAAGTGCTTCAAGTAAGATAACAGCTGAACTTGCAGCTAAGAGTGCTGCGTTATTCACAATTGCTAGCCATGAGAGGCATCATTATTGAACAAATGTTCATTGGCTTTTTTTGCTTGGTGGCGACCATCTCTTAAGCAGCAAGGAACTTGATGTTACTGATACGGAACTTGCTGCCATTGCTAATCCTGCTAGTGCGGGGTAGAGCAATCCTAACCCAGCTATTGGTATCAGCGCTGTATTGTAAACAAATGCGTAAAATAAGTTCCACCTGATTCTTGCTACGGTCTTCTTGCTTATCTCTATCGCAGCAACGACATCCTTTAAATCATCCCTGATCAAAACTACCTTACCAGCTTCCAGAGCGACATCAGTGCCGCTACCTATTGCAACACCTATATCAGCCTGTGTTAGAGCGGGCGCATCATTTATCCCATCGCCAATCATTGCAACTTTCTTGCCCTCCTTCTGCAATTGTTTTATCACTTCTACTTTTTCATATGGCATCACGTTTGCAATCAGTCTATCAATTCCAAGCTCTCTTGCAATTGTAGACGCCGCTCTCTCGTTATCACCTGTTAGCATGACAATTTCTATCCCAATATTTTTCAACGTATGTATAACATCTCTTGCATTTGGCT from Nitrososphaerales archaeon harbors:
- a CDS encoding DUF4443 domain-containing protein, whose translation is MHTHVRSLERIASRSYPSRILSFKTAHVLKCLQLMQQKDYVSRALLVRELDLGEGSVKTLIKHLKSNGIIETSKAGSCLNSKGKKLADNLLSILQGETSIPMNSITVGSYNHAILLRNYAFAVTSGIEQRDEVIRFGGDGATTLLFKDNKFLMPRTNTDCLNKEPKIRELLLSKLQPKDDDLIIIGSASSKITAELAAKSAALFTIASHERHHY